Proteins encoded together in one Anaerococcus murdochii window:
- a CDS encoding DUF4118 domain-containing protein — MDLIDRDLILVCISESQSNSKVIKEANEIAQNEKAKLIALYVSDRDKFQEKKDNDYLQDNLSLAENMGAMVEIIYDDDIASQIVNFAKLYKVKKIVIGKKRNDFKLLSLNTSIYDQVVKKSDRIDIYAVPINDKVKTYGFKENKNISKDLLIAFIILAISTLIGYIFYDFGYSDANIIMIYILGVFFIALVTYDELVSFISSVICVLAFNYCFTKPTLSLSVSNPEYIITFLVLLIVSFLTSKLASQIRKNAKNSSNMTYITKLLLETNQLLQTKISKHEIIETGCNQLSNLLNRNIVYYDIVDGEIQDPLIFKDDFRDADKEFLKELEIVKWVFAKNKSAGAGTEYLPDAKYLYYAIRFNTSVYGVIGIHLGKDRLDSVENKILLAILGDMSLALEKEKILKDKNEANLRIKDEQLKTNLLRSISHDLRTPLTTIYGNSHILLNNSENLTETMKLGLYRDIYDDSQWLLNLIENLLSVTRVEEGKSKLKIEPQMVEEVIEEALKHVSRDKKNHNITVDIDDDYLMADMDVRLIIQVIINLVDNAIKYTFEGSSINIRAYQDANKVIIQVADNGKGIEDTDKKRIFQKFYSANNKIIDSKRSIGLGLYLCRIIVKAHGGEISVTDNIPSGSVFTMDLKASQ, encoded by the coding sequence ATGGATTTAATTGATAGAGATTTGATATTAGTATGTATATCTGAATCCCAATCTAATAGTAAGGTAATAAAAGAAGCCAATGAGATAGCTCAAAATGAAAAAGCTAAACTAATTGCTCTATATGTATCTGATAGAGATAAGTTTCAGGAAAAAAAGGACAATGACTACCTACAAGACAATTTAAGTCTAGCGGAAAACATGGGGGCTATGGTTGAGATTATATATGATGACGATATAGCAAGCCAAATAGTAAACTTTGCAAAACTATATAAAGTAAAAAAAATTGTAATAGGAAAAAAACGAAATGATTTTAAGCTATTATCTTTAAATACCAGCATATATGATCAAGTGGTAAAAAAATCTGACAGAATAGATATTTACGCTGTTCCAATAAATGATAAGGTCAAAACTTATGGATTTAAAGAAAACAAAAATATATCAAAAGATTTGTTAATTGCTTTTATAATATTAGCAATCAGCACTCTAATAGGTTATATATTTTATGATTTTGGCTACAGTGATGCAAATATAATAATGATCTATATACTAGGTGTATTTTTTATTGCCCTTGTAACTTATGATGAATTAGTGAGTTTTATTTCATCTGTAATATGCGTATTAGCCTTTAATTATTGTTTTACTAAGCCAACTTTAAGTTTATCAGTATCTAATCCTGAATATATTATTACTTTTTTAGTCTTATTAATAGTATCATTTTTGACAAGTAAGCTAGCAAGCCAGATAAGAAAAAATGCAAAGAACTCATCAAATATGACATATATAACAAAGCTTTTGTTAGAAACAAATCAACTTTTACAGACTAAAATATCCAAACACGAAATCATAGAAACAGGCTGTAATCAATTATCAAACCTACTAAATAGAAATATAGTTTATTACGATATAGTAGATGGGGAAATTCAGGATCCACTAATTTTCAAGGATGATTTTAGGGATGCTGATAAAGAATTTCTCAAAGAATTAGAAATAGTAAAGTGGGTATTTGCCAAAAACAAAAGTGCAGGTGCTGGCACAGAATATTTGCCAGATGCCAAGTACTTATATTATGCAATCAGATTTAATACAAGTGTGTATGGGGTTATAGGTATACATTTGGGTAAAGATAGGCTAGATTCCGTAGAAAATAAAATTTTACTAGCAATCCTTGGAGATATGTCTTTGGCTTTAGAGAAAGAAAAAATTTTAAAAGATAAAAACGAAGCTAATTTGAGAATAAAAGATGAGCAATTGAAAACAAATCTTTTAAGATCAATCTCCCATGACTTAAGAACGCCCCTAACAACTATTTATGGAAATTCTCATATACTACTTAATAATTCGGAAAACTTAACAGAAACAATGAAATTAGGGCTATATAGAGATATTTATGATGATTCACAGTGGCTACTGAATCTTATAGAAAATTTACTTTCAGTAACTAGAGTTGAAGAAGGTAAAAGCAAACTAAAAATAGAGCCACAAATGGTTGAAGAAGTCATAGAAGAGGCCCTAAAGCATGTAAGCAGAGATAAAAAAAATCACAATATAACTGTTGATATAGATGATGACTACCTAATGGCTGATATGGATGTGAGGTTAATAATACAAGTCATCATAAACCTTGTAGATAATGCTATAAAATATACTTTTGAAGGGTCAAGTATCAATATAAGAGCCTACCAAGATGCAAACAAAGTCATAATCCAAGTGGCAGATAATGGAAAAGGAATTGAAGATACCGATAAGAAAAGAATATTCCAAAAATTCTATTCGGCTAATAACAAAATCATCGATAGCAAGAGGAGTATAGGTCTAGGCTTATATCTTTGTAGAATTATAGTTAAGGCCCATGGTGGCGAAATAAGTGTAACGGATAATATACCAAGTGGATCTGTATTTACTATGGATTTGAAAGCTAGTCAATAA
- a CDS encoding response regulator transcription factor, translated as MNENIKILIVEDDRAVRNLISTTLQINDYEYDLAIDGKNALQLMTSNKYDIVFIDLGLPDIDGIEIIKKFRDFSTTPVIVISARTNDEDKIEALDAGADDFLTKPFNVDELLARVRSTLRRINYVENNSVEDKISFENGDIRIDYPSRSVFIKGEEIHLMPIEYSLLCLLAENVGKVLTHQYILKNIWVNYLASDLSSLRVYMTSLRKKIEKLTDDKYIQTHVGVGYKMIRINKSGEDEINGFN; from the coding sequence ATGAATGAAAATATAAAAATATTAATTGTAGAAGATGACAGAGCTGTGAGAAACTTGATATCAACAACATTGCAGATAAATGATTATGAATATGACCTAGCGATTGATGGTAAAAATGCTCTACAGCTAATGACTTCAAATAAATATGACATAGTTTTTATTGACTTGGGATTGCCTGACATTGATGGAATAGAAATAATAAAAAAATTCAGAGATTTTTCGACTACTCCAGTTATAGTAATTAGCGCTAGGACCAATGATGAAGATAAAATAGAAGCCTTGGACGCAGGGGCAGATGATTTTTTGACCAAGCCATTTAATGTTGATGAACTTCTTGCAAGAGTTAGGTCAACCTTAAGAAGAATAAACTATGTTGAAAATAATAGTGTTGAAGACAAAATTTCATTTGAAAATGGAGATATAAGAATAGATTATCCTTCGAGAAGCGTATTTATTAAAGGTGAAGAAATACATTTAATGCCAATAGAATATAGTTTATTATGTTTATTAGCAGAAAATGTTGGCAAGGTTCTCACACATCAGTACATCCTAAAAAACATTTGGGTCAATTACCTAGCATCTGATCTCTCTTCTTTGAGAGTGTATATGACCTCTCTTAGAAAAAAGATAGAAAAATTAACTGACGATAAGTATATCCAAACTCATGTTGGAGTTGGCTACAAGATGATTAGAATCAATAAATCAGGGGAAGATGAAATAAATGGATTTAATTGA
- the kdpC gene encoding potassium-transporting ATPase subunit KdpC yields the protein MRTIKKYKQVFFVTIFAFIVCGIIYPLLMTVLAQIIFPKQANGSLIKMGDEVVGSELIGQDFTDPKLFHSRPSAVNYNVYEDGDKYDGLASGSKNLAVSNPNLKKRINEEIDKFIKENPAVSKEDIPEDIISQSGSGLDPHISVKAAQLQVDRVAKNTNLSKENLEQLIKQNTSEKALGIFGEQTVNVLKLNIDLVSEMKK from the coding sequence ATGAGAACTATTAAAAAATATAAACAAGTTTTTTTTGTTACAATATTTGCATTTATAGTCTGTGGTATTATATATCCACTTTTAATGACGGTACTTGCACAAATTATCTTTCCAAAACAAGCTAATGGAAGTTTAATAAAGATGGGAGATGAAGTAGTTGGCTCAGAATTAATAGGTCAAGATTTTACTGATCCAAAATTATTTCATTCGAGACCATCAGCTGTTAACTACAATGTCTATGAAGATGGAGACAAGTATGATGGATTAGCTTCTGGTAGTAAAAACTTAGCAGTAAGTAACCCTAACCTAAAGAAAAGAATTAACGAAGAAATAGATAAGTTTATTAAAGAAAATCCTGCGGTATCAAAAGAAGATATCCCTGAAGACATCATAAGCCAATCAGGCTCAGGTCTCGATCCACACATTTCTGTCAAAGCAGCTCAATTACAAGTTGATAGAGTAGCAAAAAATACAAATCTCTCCAAAGAAAACTTAGAACAACTGATAAAACAAAATACTAGTGAAAAAGCTTTGGGAATCTTTGGTGAACAAACTGTAAATGTATTGAAACTAAACATAGACTTAGTAAGTGAAATGAAAAAATAA
- the kdpB gene encoding potassium-transporting ATPase subunit KdpB, with the protein MVNKKTKFVSKDIMKTSIKGAFLKLNPKYMIKNPVMFVVEIGFIICLLLAFFPNLINDGSDNASKYNMLVSIILFITLLFANFAESVAEGRGKAQAETLKKTKKDTKARKILDDGKEIEISSNDLKKGDIVLVKVGEIIPNDGEIIEGIASIDESAITGESAPVTKESGGDFSSVTGGTLIVSDWIKVRISSDPGESFLDKMISLVEGASRQKTPNEIALNTLLVSLTIIFLIVIITLYPIANYSNVKISVSTLIALMVCLIPTTIGALLSAIGIAGMDRVTRFNVIAMSGKAVEACGDVDTMILDKTGTITFGNRLASDFINVDGIDKSDLIEYAMISSLKDDTPEGKSTVELAKKLGSKVNPADYEDASFVEFTAASKMSGIDLKNGVMIRKGSGEAIIKFITERGGDVPSDLQAKVESISKLGGTPLVVCVDNVIYGIIYLKDTVKPGLRQRFERLRKIGIKTIMCTGDNPLTAATIAAEAGVDGYIAECKPEDKIEAIKKEQTLGKIVAMTGDGTNDAPALAQADVGIAMNSGTSSAKEAANMVDLDSDPTKILEVIEIGKQLLITRGSLTTFSIANDIAKYFAIIPAIFTLAIPQMKVLNIMGLNSPSSAIISALIFNAIIIPCLIPLAMKGVKYEPMSASKMLGKNMLIYGLGGVICPFIGIKLIDILVFPLLGMLGI; encoded by the coding sequence ATGGTTAATAAGAAAACAAAATTTGTAAGTAAAGATATAATGAAGACTTCTATTAAAGGGGCATTCTTAAAATTAAATCCTAAGTATATGATAAAAAACCCTGTAATGTTTGTAGTAGAAATTGGATTTATAATTTGTCTATTACTTGCTTTTTTCCCAAATTTGATAAATGATGGAAGCGACAATGCAAGTAAATACAATATGCTTGTTTCCATTATTTTGTTTATAACTTTACTATTTGCAAATTTCGCCGAATCCGTAGCTGAAGGTAGGGGAAAGGCACAAGCAGAGACATTGAAAAAAACAAAAAAGGATACTAAGGCTAGAAAAATTTTAGATGATGGAAAAGAAATTGAAATCTCTAGTAATGACCTAAAAAAAGGAGACATAGTTTTAGTAAAAGTAGGCGAAATAATCCCTAATGACGGTGAAATAATTGAAGGTATAGCAAGTATTGATGAATCTGCAATCACTGGTGAATCTGCACCAGTAACTAAAGAAAGTGGAGGAGATTTTTCTTCAGTGACGGGAGGTACACTTATTGTATCAGACTGGATTAAAGTTCGTATAAGCTCAGATCCTGGTGAATCATTTTTGGATAAGATGATATCTCTTGTAGAAGGAGCCTCTAGACAAAAAACACCAAATGAGATTGCTCTAAATACCTTGTTGGTTTCCTTAACTATTATATTTTTGATAGTTATCATAACCCTATATCCAATAGCTAACTATTCTAATGTAAAAATTTCAGTTTCTACATTAATAGCTTTAATGGTTTGCCTAATCCCTACTACAATTGGTGCATTACTTAGCGCAATCGGTATAGCTGGTATGGATAGGGTTACTAGATTCAATGTCATAGCAATGTCAGGCAAGGCTGTAGAAGCTTGTGGTGATGTTGATACAATGATTCTAGACAAAACAGGAACAATAACCTTTGGAAATAGGTTAGCTAGTGATTTTATAAATGTCGATGGAATCGACAAATCAGATTTAATAGAATATGCCATGATATCATCACTAAAAGATGACACCCCTGAAGGTAAATCTACAGTCGAACTTGCAAAAAAATTGGGTTCTAAAGTTAATCCAGCAGATTACGAAGATGCGTCTTTTGTAGAATTTACTGCAGCAAGTAAGATGAGTGGGATCGATTTAAAAAACGGTGTCATGATACGCAAGGGATCTGGGGAAGCGATAATAAAGTTTATTACTGAAAGAGGTGGAGATGTACCAAGCGACCTACAAGCAAAAGTAGAAAGTATTTCAAAATTAGGGGGTACTCCACTAGTCGTTTGTGTAGATAATGTAATTTATGGAATTATCTATTTGAAAGATACGGTTAAGCCAGGACTTAGACAAAGGTTTGAAAGACTTAGAAAAATAGGGATAAAGACCATAATGTGTACTGGAGATAACCCTCTTACTGCTGCTACAATTGCTGCAGAAGCTGGTGTTGACGGCTATATAGCAGAATGTAAACCTGAGGATAAGATAGAAGCCATAAAGAAAGAACAAACCCTAGGTAAAATTGTAGCCATGACAGGAGATGGAACCAACGATGCTCCAGCCTTGGCTCAAGCTGATGTTGGTATTGCTATGAACAGTGGTACAAGTTCAGCAAAAGAAGCAGCAAACATGGTTGATTTGGATTCAGATCCAACCAAAATATTGGAAGTTATAGAGATTGGTAAACAGCTACTTATAACAAGAGGTTCTTTGACAACATTTTCCATTGCTAATGATATTGCCAAATATTTTGCTATAATACCAGCTATATTTACTCTTGCTATACCTCAAATGAAAGTATTGAACATTATGGGATTGAATAGTCCATCAAGTGCTATTATTTCAGCACTAATATTTAATGCAATTATTATTCCTTGTCTAATTCCTTTGGCAATGAAAGGTGTTAAATATGAACCGATGTCAGCTTCAAAAATGTTAGGAAAGAATATGTTGATTTACGGACTTGGTGGTGTAATTTGTCCTTTTATTGGTATAAAACTAATAGATATATTAGTATTTCCTTTACTTGGAATGTTAGGAATTTAA